From Solidesulfovibrio carbinoliphilus subsp. oakridgensis, the proteins below share one genomic window:
- the glgA gene encoding glycogen synthase GlgA: MKFHHKVLFVASEMYPFSKTGGLGDVMGALPKELKRQGVNVALIAPYYGRLNTGDHQLRLIYSKCRVGYPWAPITADIYTATCDDVPVYFVQRGEYFDRRFYYNTHDGDYFDNCERFIFFCRATMAWASRLDGAPAIVHAHDWQAALVPAYLQFLRPGAPFWRNTKTIMTIHNLAFQGRFASRLFWDSGLPREAWNIDGAEFWGDFNLLKAGLAYSDIITTVSPTYALEILYPQYGSGLEGILSKRASKLRGILNGADYTVWDPINDRYLPSTYSPDDLAGKDICKRNLVAELGIDRRFLKRPILGFIGRIRDQKGIDLLIDIMARLMEKDVAVVVLGEGSLEYEAVLLDMMENYPGKLVVRIGYTEDLAHRIQAGSDIFLMPSRYEPCGLTQMYALRFGTPPVATAVGGLRDTIVPWPDPEATGFTFNDPDPDLFYRAVLDALDMWSRPEEWRGMVIRAMRADYSWEKAAKNYISLYRELGADI, from the coding sequence ATGAAGTTTCATCACAAGGTCCTCTTTGTCGCTTCGGAAATGTACCCGTTCTCCAAGACCGGCGGTCTGGGGGACGTCATGGGCGCGTTGCCCAAGGAACTCAAGCGCCAGGGCGTCAATGTCGCCCTGATCGCGCCCTATTACGGCCGCCTCAATACCGGCGACCACCAGCTCCGCCTCATCTATTCCAAGTGCCGCGTCGGCTATCCCTGGGCCCCGATCACGGCCGACATCTACACCGCCACCTGCGACGACGTGCCGGTCTATTTTGTGCAACGCGGGGAATACTTCGACCGACGCTTCTACTACAACACCCACGACGGCGACTATTTCGACAACTGCGAGCGGTTCATCTTCTTCTGCCGGGCCACCATGGCCTGGGCCAGCCGGCTGGACGGGGCCCCGGCCATCGTCCACGCCCACGACTGGCAGGCGGCTTTGGTGCCGGCCTATCTCCAGTTCCTGCGCCCGGGCGCGCCGTTTTGGCGCAACACCAAGACCATCATGACCATCCACAACCTGGCCTTCCAGGGCCGGTTCGCCTCGCGGCTTTTCTGGGATTCGGGCCTGCCCCGGGAGGCCTGGAACATCGACGGCGCGGAATTCTGGGGCGACTTCAACCTGCTCAAGGCCGGGCTCGCCTATTCCGACATCATCACTACGGTCAGCCCCACCTATGCCCTGGAAATTCTCTATCCCCAGTACGGCAGCGGCCTGGAAGGCATCCTCTCGAAGCGGGCCTCGAAGCTGCGCGGCATCCTGAACGGCGCGGACTACACCGTCTGGGACCCCATTAACGACCGCTACCTGCCAAGCACCTACAGCCCGGACGACCTGGCCGGAAAAGACATCTGCAAGCGAAACCTCGTGGCCGAGCTCGGGATTGACCGGCGGTTTTTAAAGCGTCCGATCCTGGGCTTTATCGGCCGCATCCGCGACCAGAAGGGCATCGATCTTCTGATCGACATCATGGCCCGGCTCATGGAAAAAGACGTGGCCGTGGTGGTCCTTGGCGAGGGAAGCCTCGAGTACGAGGCCGTACTCCTCGACATGATGGAGAACTATCCCGGCAAGCTCGTGGTGCGCATCGGCTACACCGAGGATCTGGCCCATCGCATCCAGGCCGGCTCGGACATCTTCCTCATGCCGTCGCGCTACGAGCCCTGCGGCCTGACCCAGATGTACGCCCTGCGCTTCGGCACCCCTCCCGTGGCCACGGCCGTGGGCGGCCTGCGCGACACCATTGTGCCCTGGCCCGATCCCGAGGCCACGGGATTCACCTTCAACGACCCGGACCCGGACCTCTTCTACCGGGCCGTGCTCGACGCCCTGGACATGTGGTCGCGGCCCGAGGAATGGCGCGGTATGGTCATCCGGGCCATGCGGGCGGACTATTCCTGGGAAAAGGCGGCCAAGAACTACATAAGCCTTTACCGGGAGCTCGGGGCGGACATCTAG
- the glgB gene encoding 1,4-alpha-glucan branching protein GlgB: MSPSATKISPSLPVAIGELDIYLFGQGKHWDLYRVLGAHPHDGPEGPGYRFAVWAPNARAVSVVGDFNGWDADACPLFPVAASGVWAGYLPGFAKGELYKFAVTRKDGHTVLKTDPFALFAEMRPGVASRSWTLDDYAWNDAAWMDTRREKGLPLDDAISIYEVHPGSWRWKTKDYGSFYSYRDLAETLVPYVRDLGFTHIEFMPLAEHPLDESWGYQTGHYFAPTSRFGTPEDLRHLVDVCHQNGLGVILDWVPGHFPKDDWCLGRFDGTGLYEHEDPRQGEHPDWGTYIFNFGRHEVRNFLFANALYWLKEFHIDGLRIDAVASMLYLDYSREEGEWIPNKYGGKENIDAIEFLRDLNVVVHEHFPGAAMIAEESTSWAGVSRPVYTGGLGFTFKWNMGWMNDTLDYFAKNPVHRSYHQNQLTFSMLYAFHENFILPLSHDEVTHGKGSLIGKMPGDQWQQMANLRLFLSYMWAHPGKKLLFMGCEFGQWKEWNAREELDWVLTEFPSHQGAMELVRALNALHKSFPAMHASDNEWTGFEWVDLSDYASSVITFLRKAPDGSQILWNFNFTPIVREDYAVGCRVPGYWREIYNSDSELFGGTNTGNGGGVMAKPTTFGGWPYYLPLTLPPLAAVAFTPE, translated from the coding sequence ATGAGCCCATCCGCCACCAAAATCTCGCCGTCGCTGCCCGTGGCCATCGGCGAACTCGACATCTACCTCTTTGGCCAGGGAAAGCACTGGGACCTCTACCGGGTCCTCGGGGCCCATCCCCACGACGGCCCCGAAGGGCCGGGCTACCGCTTCGCCGTCTGGGCCCCCAACGCCCGGGCCGTGTCCGTGGTCGGGGATTTCAACGGCTGGGATGCGGACGCCTGTCCGCTCTTCCCGGTAGCCGCCTCGGGCGTATGGGCCGGCTACCTGCCCGGATTCGCCAAGGGGGAACTGTACAAGTTCGCGGTCACCCGGAAAGACGGCCACACGGTCCTCAAAACCGACCCGTTCGCCCTTTTCGCCGAGATGCGGCCGGGTGTGGCCTCACGGAGCTGGACCCTCGACGACTATGCCTGGAACGACGCGGCCTGGATGGACACGCGCCGGGAAAAAGGCCTGCCCCTTGACGACGCCATCTCCATCTACGAGGTCCATCCCGGCTCCTGGCGCTGGAAGACCAAGGACTACGGCTCGTTCTATTCCTACCGCGACCTGGCCGAAACCCTCGTGCCCTACGTGCGCGACCTCGGTTTCACCCATATCGAGTTCATGCCCCTGGCCGAGCACCCCCTGGACGAGTCCTGGGGCTACCAGACCGGCCACTACTTCGCCCCGACCTCGCGCTTCGGCACGCCCGAAGATTTGCGTCATCTGGTCGACGTCTGCCACCAGAACGGCCTCGGCGTCATTCTCGACTGGGTGCCGGGCCATTTTCCCAAGGACGACTGGTGCCTGGGCCGCTTCGACGGCACGGGCCTTTACGAGCACGAGGACCCGCGCCAGGGCGAGCACCCGGACTGGGGCACCTACATCTTCAATTTCGGCCGCCACGAGGTGCGAAACTTCCTTTTCGCCAACGCCCTCTATTGGCTGAAGGAATTTCACATCGACGGGCTTCGCATCGACGCCGTGGCCAGCATGCTCTATCTCGACTACTCCCGGGAGGAGGGGGAGTGGATTCCCAACAAATACGGGGGCAAGGAAAACATCGATGCCATCGAGTTCCTGCGCGACCTGAATGTCGTGGTCCACGAGCACTTCCCGGGCGCGGCCATGATCGCCGAGGAGTCCACCTCCTGGGCCGGGGTGTCCCGGCCGGTCTACACCGGGGGCCTCGGGTTCACCTTCAAGTGGAACATGGGCTGGATGAACGACACCCTCGACTATTTCGCGAAAAATCCGGTCCACCGTTCCTACCACCAGAATCAGCTGACCTTTTCCATGCTCTACGCCTTCCACGAGAATTTCATTCTGCCGCTCTCCCACGACGAGGTCACCCACGGCAAGGGGTCCCTTATCGGCAAGATGCCGGGCGACCAATGGCAGCAGATGGCCAACCTGCGGCTTTTTCTCTCCTATATGTGGGCCCACCCCGGCAAAAAGCTTCTTTTCATGGGCTGCGAGTTCGGCCAGTGGAAGGAATGGAACGCCCGCGAGGAACTCGACTGGGTGCTGACGGAATTCCCGAGCCACCAGGGGGCCATGGAGCTGGTGCGGGCCTTGAACGCCCTGCACAAGTCCTTTCCGGCCATGCACGCCAGCGACAACGAGTGGACGGGATTCGAGTGGGTGGACCTGTCGGATTACGCCTCCTCGGTCATCACCTTCCTGCGTAAGGCTCCGGACGGGTCGCAGATCCTGTGGAACTTCAACTTTACGCCCATCGTGCGCGAGGACTACGCCGTGGGCTGCCGTGTCCCCGGCTACTGGCGCGAGATCTACAACTCCGATTCCGAGCTCTTCGGCGGCACCAATACCGGCAACGGCGGCGGCGTCATGGCCAAGCCCACCACCTTCGGCGGCTGGCCCTATTACCTGCCCCTGACCCTGCCGCCCCTGGCCGCCGTGGCTTTTACGCCGGAGTAG
- the pdxA gene encoding 4-hydroxythreonine-4-phosphate dehydrogenase PdxA: MTAKPLLLTLGDSNGLGPELACRLLTEINYPGLRIGLVGPKAALAWHCDRLHLPPFWTPLDASDPDALEGAAPGVFLLTPPRLAGLPVTPGRETPAGGLSAGESLEYAATLLARHADWGLVTGPLSKAALNAAGFAFPGHTEFLAERSGVGRGGVCMHLGGPVLRVSLVTTHPPLAKVPSLVTYDRVARCLSLTWDHVRRLGVSDRPIAVCGLNPHAGEGGLLGSEDEEVVRPAVAAAVAAGVAAVGPLPADTVFYRAAKGEFSAILAMYHDQGLPPLKMLHFDATVNVTLGLPFVRTSVGHGTAFDLVGTGKAGTGSLAAALDMAVRLTGGA; this comes from the coding sequence ATGACCGCCAAACCACTCCTCCTCACCCTCGGCGACTCTAACGGCCTCGGCCCGGAACTGGCCTGCCGGCTTCTGACGGAAATAAACTATCCGGGCCTGCGCATCGGCCTGGTCGGCCCCAAAGCGGCCCTGGCCTGGCACTGCGACCGGCTGCACCTTCCCCCCTTCTGGACGCCGCTCGACGCATCCGACCCCGATGCCCTGGAAGGCGCCGCCCCGGGTGTCTTTCTCCTGACGCCGCCGCGTCTGGCCGGCCTGCCCGTGACGCCCGGCCGGGAGACCCCGGCCGGCGGCCTTTCTGCCGGCGAAAGCCTGGAGTACGCCGCAACGCTCCTCGCCCGCCATGCCGACTGGGGCCTTGTCACCGGTCCCTTGTCCAAGGCCGCGCTCAATGCCGCCGGCTTCGCCTTTCCGGGGCACACCGAATTTCTGGCCGAGCGGTCCGGGGTGGGGCGGGGCGGGGTGTGCATGCACCTCGGCGGGCCGGTCCTGCGGGTGAGCCTTGTCACCACCCATCCGCCCCTGGCCAAGGTGCCCTCGCTTGTGACCTACGACCGGGTGGCCCGGTGCCTGTCCCTCACCTGGGACCATGTGCGCCGGCTCGGGGTGTCGGACAGGCCCATTGCCGTGTGCGGGCTCAATCCCCATGCCGGGGAGGGGGGGCTTTTAGGAAGCGAAGACGAGGAAGTGGTGCGGCCGGCCGTGGCCGCGGCCGTGGCCGCCGGCGTGGCGGCGGTCGGGCCGCTGCCGGCGGACACGGTCTTTTACCGGGCGGCCAAGGGCGAATTTTCCGCCATCCTGGCCATGTACCACGACCAGGGCCTGCCACCGCTCAAGATGCTGCACTTTGACGCAACCGTGAACGTGACCCTGGGCCTGCCCTTTGTGCGGACCTCGGTCGGCCACGGCACGGCCTTCGACTTGGTCGGCACGGGCAAGGCCGGGACCGGCAGCCTGGCCGCCGCCCTGGACATGGCCGTGCGGCTGACGGGCGGCGCTTGA
- a CDS encoding universal stress protein, giving the protein MNTEKILIAFDGSENSLRAVAYTAAMTGGGPEHRITVAAIERPPDRDMYADDASWKAECARRVEAMHKALEDARTGLVEAGLPGDWVETRFVESCRSPLREATECSIGTSIALEILRLAEEGGFGTVVVGRRGMSRQEEFLFGSVSTKIIQAAKGLAVWVVA; this is encoded by the coding sequence ATGAATACCGAAAAGATCCTGATCGCTTTCGACGGCTCGGAAAATTCCCTGCGGGCCGTTGCCTACACCGCCGCCATGACCGGGGGCGGCCCGGAACACCGCATCACGGTGGCCGCCATCGAGCGGCCGCCGGACCGCGACATGTACGCGGACGACGCAAGCTGGAAAGCCGAATGCGCCCGACGCGTCGAGGCCATGCACAAGGCGTTGGAAGACGCCCGGACCGGGCTCGTCGAGGCGGGCCTGCCCGGCGATTGGGTGGAGACGCGGTTTGTGGAGAGCTGCCGGTCGCCCCTTCGCGAGGCGACCGAGTGCAGCATCGGCACGAGCATCGCGCTCGAAATCCTGCGCCTGGCCGAGGAAGGCGGGTTCGGCACGGTGGTGGTCGGCCGGCGGGGGATGTCCCGACAGGAGGAGTTTCTCTTTGGCAGCGTCTCGACCAAAATCATCCAGGCGGCCAAGGGGCTGGCCGTGTGGGTGGTGGCCTGA
- a CDS encoding serine/threonine protein kinase: MPPSARELLSRLAPDFPVRHAGEIFTDTTQFMRIGYGDVIRLADRNFLVLRDEAERRFGLEDPKYWVKRCRCLETGGRNLLKLVFHESFPMTIGSMVVTCTRSPRKESRILDLVRGDDRFMQGETVPDTEDNPVRILDVVAGKRLDEKIEALEMPHRDYFHDLFPDILDRFIEACEAIGWLHERNEKHGDIRRDHLYVRYDTGRYCWIDFDYTFDFQESPFGLDLFGLGNIIQFLVGMGQHTLQSVPPDQRADLSSADCSIMFPNRIVNLKKLFPYIPEALNNVLMRFSLEANVFYDATTDLVRDLHQAREALGG, from the coding sequence TTGCCCCCATCCGCCCGCGAACTCCTCTCCCGGCTGGCCCCGGACTTTCCCGTCCGCCACGCCGGCGAGATTTTTACCGACACCACCCAGTTCATGCGCATCGGCTACGGCGACGTCATCCGCCTGGCCGACCGCAACTTCCTGGTGCTGCGCGACGAGGCGGAACGCCGGTTTGGCCTCGAGGATCCCAAATACTGGGTCAAGCGGTGCCGGTGCCTGGAGACGGGCGGCCGCAATCTTTTAAAGCTCGTCTTCCACGAGAGCTTTCCCATGACCATCGGCTCCATGGTCGTCACCTGCACCCGCAGCCCGCGCAAGGAATCCCGCATCCTCGACCTCGTGCGCGGCGACGACCGGTTCATGCAGGGCGAAACCGTGCCGGACACGGAGGACAATCCCGTGCGCATCCTGGACGTGGTGGCGGGCAAGCGGCTGGATGAGAAGATCGAGGCCCTGGAGATGCCCCACCGGGACTATTTCCACGACCTTTTCCCGGACATCCTGGACCGGTTCATCGAGGCCTGCGAAGCCATCGGCTGGCTCCACGAACGCAACGAAAAACACGGCGACATCCGACGCGACCACCTCTACGTGCGCTACGACACGGGCCGCTATTGCTGGATCGATTTCGATTACACCTTCGATTTCCAGGAAAGCCCTTTTGGCCTCGACCTTTTCGGCCTTGGCAACATCATCCAGTTTCTCGTGGGCATGGGCCAGCACACCCTGCAATCCGTGCCCCCGGACCAGCGGGCGGACCTGTCTTCGGCCGACTGCTCCATCATGTTCCCCAACCGGATCGTCAACCTCAAAAAGCTCTTTCCCTATATCCCCGAGGCCTTAAACAACGTCCTCATGCGATTTTCCCTCGAGGCAAACGTGTTTTACGATGCCACCACGGACCTTGTCCGCGACCTGCATCAAGCCAGAGAAGCCCTTGGCGGATGA
- a CDS encoding 4Fe-4S binding protein: MKIHRAVRMERCIGCHSCSLACARLVYKSLSWNTAGIRIRSTGGVSSGFQAILCLACDPAPCAAACPTGAISQRKSGGGVTLKKSLCIQCGKCAAACPVDAIALDVAQNPYVCIHCGQCVKYCPHDCLELVEAEAVAPCLESCHVAK, encoded by the coding sequence ATGAAAATCCATCGCGCCGTGCGCATGGAACGGTGCATCGGTTGCCATTCCTGTTCCCTGGCCTGCGCCCGGCTGGTCTACAAGAGCCTGTCCTGGAACACGGCCGGCATCCGCATCCGCTCGACCGGCGGCGTGTCGAGCGGGTTCCAGGCCATCCTCTGTCTGGCCTGCGACCCCGCCCCCTGCGCCGCCGCCTGCCCGACCGGGGCCATTTCCCAGCGCAAGTCCGGCGGCGGGGTGACCCTCAAGAAATCCCTGTGCATCCAGTGCGGCAAGTGCGCCGCAGCCTGCCCCGTGGACGCCATCGCCCTGGACGTGGCCCAAAACCCCTATGTCTGTATCCACTGCGGCCAGTGCGTGAAATACTGCCCCCACGACTGCCTGGAACTGGTCGAGGCCGAGGCTGTCGCGCCCTGCCTGGAGAGCTGCCATGTCGCCAAATAA
- a CDS encoding aldehyde ferredoxin oxidoreductase N-terminal domain-containing protein — MSPNNDVFRVLVYDLTRERGDLVLVPGRLDAIGGSGLAALLYEKYGLPTAPAFDPGQPLIFAIGPLTGYFPLMSKTVCGFKSPYNQNFAESHAGGRSALALRFAGYDALVLTGKAKRLSTLVVASRRIELIDVHYLSGADVFTTGKLLRKIAEGASGHRSIMRIGPAGENGSAYACINVDTYRHFGRLGAGAVMGAKNCKAVVIMGDGDLPLPEDKSYPKLFKDIHDKVTASGMMEKYHNLGTPANVLPLNELKSLPWRNLAATTDPEADKISGEAFAEKLLMHNAACAGCPVGCIHVGMVREMFSTSHRFAIHQVAYDHEPNFAAGPMLGVTDPTEVLAINDMADRQGLDIISAGVALAWAVEATQKGLISERETEVKLAFGEPGALKRAIWLLGHKANEFYALLGQGALVAAARYGGEDFACVIGQEMAGYATGETYFASQTVSFRHSHLDTGAYSYDQKHKEQDVDAVVKFLVTDERERVLLTCLVSCLFAREVYKPEIVADLLTCLGYGELAAGLDAASEKARRARWRLKIATGYDPMGTKIPKRFSEVTTWKGPIDAAYMEALRQGYARAVLELAAPVAAPGDPA; from the coding sequence ATGTCGCCAAATAACGACGTCTTTCGTGTCCTCGTCTATGATCTGACCCGGGAGCGGGGCGACCTGGTCCTTGTGCCCGGACGCCTGGACGCCATCGGCGGCTCGGGACTGGCCGCGCTCCTCTACGAAAAATACGGCCTGCCCACGGCCCCGGCCTTCGATCCGGGCCAGCCGCTCATTTTCGCCATCGGCCCACTGACCGGCTATTTCCCGCTCATGAGCAAGACCGTGTGCGGCTTCAAGTCGCCCTACAACCAGAACTTCGCCGAATCCCACGCCGGCGGCCGCTCGGCCCTGGCCCTGCGCTTCGCCGGCTACGACGCCCTGGTCCTGACCGGCAAGGCCAAGCGCCTGTCCACCCTGGTCGTGGCCTCGCGGCGCATCGAGCTGATCGATGTCCATTACCTCTCCGGGGCTGATGTCTTCACCACGGGCAAGCTGTTGCGCAAAATCGCGGAAGGCGCGTCCGGCCATCGCAGCATTATGCGCATCGGCCCGGCCGGGGAAAACGGCTCGGCCTACGCCTGCATCAACGTGGACACCTACCGCCATTTCGGCCGGCTGGGAGCCGGGGCCGTCATGGGGGCGAAAAACTGCAAGGCCGTGGTCATCATGGGCGACGGCGACCTGCCCTTGCCCGAGGACAAGAGCTATCCCAAGCTTTTCAAGGACATCCACGACAAGGTCACTGCGTCGGGCATGATGGAGAAGTACCACAACCTCGGCACCCCGGCTAACGTGTTGCCGCTCAATGAGCTCAAATCCCTGCCCTGGCGCAACCTGGCCGCCACGACCGATCCCGAGGCCGACAAGATTTCCGGCGAGGCCTTTGCCGAAAAGCTCCTCATGCACAATGCCGCCTGCGCCGGCTGCCCGGTCGGCTGCATCCACGTCGGCATGGTGCGCGAGATGTTTTCCACCTCCCACCGGTTCGCCATCCACCAGGTGGCCTACGACCATGAGCCCAACTTCGCGGCCGGCCCCATGCTTGGGGTCACGGACCCGACCGAGGTCCTGGCCATAAACGACATGGCCGACCGGCAGGGGCTGGACATCATCTCGGCCGGCGTGGCCCTGGCCTGGGCTGTGGAGGCCACCCAAAAGGGGCTCATTTCCGAACGGGAGACCGAGGTGAAGCTGGCTTTCGGCGAGCCTGGGGCCCTCAAGCGGGCCATCTGGCTCTTGGGGCACAAGGCCAACGAATTCTATGCGCTCCTCGGCCAGGGGGCCCTCGTCGCGGCCGCGCGCTACGGCGGCGAGGACTTCGCCTGCGTCATCGGCCAGGAGATGGCCGGCTACGCCACGGGGGAAACCTATTTCGCCTCCCAGACCGTCTCGTTCCGGCACTCGCACCTGGATACCGGGGCCTATTCCTACGACCAGAAGCACAAGGAACAGGACGTGGACGCGGTGGTCAAATTCCTCGTGACCGACGAGCGGGAGCGGGTGCTGCTGACCTGTCTGGTGTCCTGTCTCTTTGCCCGGGAGGTCTACAAGCCGGAGATCGTGGCCGATCTGCTCACATGCCTTGGCTACGGCGAACTGGCGGCGGGCCTGGACGCGGCCAGCGAAAAGGCCCGCCGGGCCCGGTGGCGGCTTAAGATCGCCACCGGCTACGATCCCATGGGCACGAAAATCCCCAAGCGTTTTTCCGAAGTCACCACCTGGAAAGGACCCATCGACGCGGCCTACATGGAGGCCCTGCGCCAGGGCTACGCCAGGGCCGTGCTCGAACTGGCCGCTCCGGTGGCCGCGCCCGGCGATCCTGCCTGA
- the pgi gene encoding glucose-6-phosphate isomerase produces the protein MALLTELPAHAALAGHFEAARDRPMRDLFAADPGRFGKFSLRLGDILFDYSKNRVTEETMGLLFDLARQAKVEARRDAMFSGAKINRTEDRAVLHVALRNRSNRPILVDGRDVMPEVNRVLAQMRDFCGRIHSGAWTGYSGKKITDVVNIGIGGSDLGPQMATLALAHYAVPGITPHFVSNVDGTHLAETFKRVSPETTLFVIASKTFTTLETMANAHTARDWFLAAAGDEAAVAKHFVALSTNAGEVAKFGIDTANMFAFWDWVGGRYSLWSAIGLSIALAVGFDHFEALLEGGHVADEHFRTAPLEQNIPIIMGLLGIWYNNFFGAQTQAILPYDQYLTRFAAYFQQGDMESNGKSVATDGRFVPYSTGPVIWGEPGTNGQHAFYQLIHQGTKLIPCDFLAAVRSQNPLGRHQDMLLSNFFAQTEALMKGKTVEEARAELAGQGLAEDRLELLARAKSFSGNRPTNSFLYERLDPKTLGTLIALYEHKIFTQGTIWDINSYDQMGVELGKVLAGTILKELEDGTPVTSHDCSTNGLINYYKELRK, from the coding sequence ATGGCCCTTTTGACCGAGCTTCCCGCCCACGCGGCCCTGGCCGGGCACTTCGAGGCGGCCAGGGACCGGCCCATGCGCGACCTGTTCGCCGCCGATCCCGGCCGGTTCGGCAAATTCTCCCTGCGCCTGGGGGACATCCTTTTCGACTATTCGAAAAACCGGGTGACGGAAGAGACCATGGGCCTGCTGTTCGACCTGGCCCGGCAGGCCAAGGTCGAGGCCCGGCGCGACGCCATGTTTTCGGGCGCGAAAATAAACCGGACCGAGGACCGGGCCGTGCTCCACGTGGCCCTGCGCAACCGGTCCAACCGGCCGATCCTGGTCGACGGCCGGGACGTCATGCCCGAGGTCAACCGGGTCCTGGCCCAGATGCGCGATTTCTGCGGCCGCATCCACTCCGGGGCCTGGACCGGGTATAGCGGCAAGAAGATCACGGACGTGGTCAACATCGGCATCGGCGGCTCGGACCTCGGGCCCCAGATGGCCACCCTGGCCCTGGCCCATTATGCCGTGCCCGGCATCACCCCGCATTTCGTCTCGAACGTCGACGGCACCCACCTGGCCGAGACCTTCAAGCGGGTGTCGCCCGAGACCACGCTTTTCGTCATCGCCTCCAAGACCTTCACCACCCTGGAGACCATGGCCAACGCCCACACGGCCCGGGACTGGTTCCTGGCCGCGGCCGGGGACGAGGCCGCCGTGGCCAAACACTTCGTGGCCCTTTCGACCAACGCCGGGGAAGTCGCCAAATTCGGCATCGACACGGCCAACATGTTCGCCTTCTGGGACTGGGTCGGGGGGCGCTATTCCCTGTGGTCGGCCATCGGCCTGTCCATCGCCCTGGCTGTGGGGTTCGACCACTTCGAGGCCCTGCTCGAAGGGGGGCATGTGGCGGACGAGCATTTCCGCACCGCACCTCTAGAACAAAACATTCCCATCATCATGGGGCTTCTCGGCATCTGGTACAACAACTTCTTCGGTGCCCAGACCCAGGCCATTTTGCCCTATGACCAGTACCTGACCCGGTTCGCCGCCTATTTCCAGCAGGGCGACATGGAGAGCAACGGCAAGTCCGTGGCCACCGACGGCCGGTTCGTTCCCTATTCCACCGGCCCGGTCATCTGGGGCGAGCCCGGCACCAACGGCCAGCACGCCTTTTACCAGCTCATCCACCAGGGCACCAAGCTCATCCCCTGCGACTTCCTGGCCGCCGTGCGCAGCCAAAACCCGCTCGGTCGCCACCAGGACATGCTGCTCTCAAACTTCTTCGCCCAGACCGAAGCCCTCATGAAGGGCAAGACCGTGGAGGAGGCCAGGGCCGAACTGGCCGGCCAGGGCCTGGCCGAAGACCGGCTGGAGCTCCTTGCCCGGGCCAAGTCCTTTTCCGGCAACCGGCCCACCAACTCCTTTCTCTACGAAAGGCTCGATCCGAAGACGCTCGGCACGCTCATCGCCCTCTACGAGCATAAGATTTTCACCCAGGGCACCATCTGGGACATCAATTCCTACGACCAGATGGGCGTGGAACTGGGCAAGGTCCTGGCCGGCACGATCCTTAAGGAGCTGGAGGACGGGACGCCCGTCACGTCCCACGACTGCTCGACCAACGGCTTAATCAACTATTACAAGGAATTGAGGAAGTAG
- a CDS encoding sugar O-acetyltransferase, whose protein sequence is MKSEREKMLSGELYDPLDAALIAARERARDLCQRLNEMREGQPEGRRRILVELLPCGGDTASIQPPFFCDYGTNIELGERVYFNFNCIVLDVCPIRVGSFTLFGPGVHIYTPLHPFNAALRRREEFGKPVAIGSDVWVGGGALLLPGIRIGSRTVIGAGSVVTRDIPEGVFAAGNPCRVIRAITE, encoded by the coding sequence ATGAAGTCGGAACGGGAGAAGATGCTTTCCGGCGAGCTCTACGATCCCCTGGATGCTGCGCTGATCGCGGCTCGTGAACGGGCCCGGGATCTTTGTCAGCGGCTTAACGAAATGCGGGAGGGTCAACCAGAAGGACGGAGACGTATTCTTGTTGAATTACTTCCCTGCGGTGGAGATACGGCATCGATTCAGCCTCCGTTTTTTTGCGACTATGGGACCAATATTGAATTGGGCGAACGGGTTTACTTCAACTTCAATTGCATCGTGCTTGACGTATGCCCGATCCGTGTCGGCAGCTTCACACTTTTCGGACCGGGGGTCCATATATACACCCCCCTGCATCCTTTCAATGCTGCGTTACGTCGCCGAGAAGAGTTCGGCAAGCCGGTAGCAATTGGATCGGATGTCTGGGTAGGTGGCGGAGCGCTTCTCTTGCCCGGTATACGGATTGGCTCAAGGACAGTGATCGGCGCCGGAAGCGTTGTCACACGAGATATTCCAGAAGGCGTGTTTGCGGCGGGCAACCCGTGCCGTGTTATCCGGGCGATAACGGAGTGA